Proteins from a genomic interval of Callospermophilus lateralis isolate mCalLat2 chromosome 1, mCalLat2.hap1, whole genome shotgun sequence:
- the Gnaz gene encoding guanine nucleotide-binding protein G(z) subunit alpha, giving the protein MGCRQSSEEKEAARRSRRIDRHLRSESQRQRREIKLLLLGTSNSGKSTIVKQMKIIHSGGFNLEACKEYKPLIIYNAIDSLTRIIRALAALKIDFHNPDRAYDAVQLFALTGPAESKGEITPELLGVMRRLWADPGAQACFGRSSEYHLEDNAAYYLNDLERIAAPDYIPTVEDILRSRDMTTGIVENKFTFKELTFKMVDVGGQRSERKKWIHCFEGVTAIIFCVELSGYDLKLYEDNQTSRMAESLRLFDSICNNNWFINTSLILFLNKKDLLSEKIRRIPLTICFPEYKGQNTYEEAAVYIQRQFEDLNRNKETKEIYSHFTCATDTSNIQFVFDAVTDVIIQNNLKYIGLC; this is encoded by the exons ATGGGATGTCGGCAAAGCTCAGAGGAAAAAGAGGCAGCGAGGCGGTCCCGGAGAATCGACCGCCACCTGCGCTCAGAGAGTCAGCGGCAACGCCGTGAAATCAAGCTGCTCCTGCTGGGTACCAGCAACTCAGGCAAGAGCACCATCGTCAAGCAGATGAAGATCATTCACAGTGGTGGCTTCAACCTGGAGGCCTGCAAGGAGTATAAGCCCCTCATCATCTACAATGCCATTGATTCACTGACCCGCATCATCCGGGCCCTGGCTGCCCTCAAGATAGACTTCCACAATCCTGACCGCGCCTACGATGCTGTGCAGCTGTTTGCACTGACAGGCCCCGCAGAGAGCAAAGGTGAGATCACACCTGAGCTGCTGGGTGTCATGCGGAGGCTGTGGGCTGATCCTGGGGCACAGGCATGCTTTGGCCGCTCCAGTGAGTACCACTTGGAGGACAATGCAGCCTATTACCTGAATGACCTGGAGCGCATTGCTGCACCTGACTATATTCCCACTGTTGAGGACATCCTACGTTCCCGGGACATGACCACAGGCATTGTGGAGAACAAATTCACCTTCAAGGAGCTCACATTCAAGATGGTAGATGTAGGCGGACAGAGGTCAGAGCGCAAAAAGTGGATCCACTGTTTCGAGGGTGTCACTGCCATCATCTTCTGTGTGGAGCTTAGTGGCTATGACCTGAAGCTCTATGAGGATAACCAGACG AGTCGAATGGCGGAGAGCCTGCGCCTTTTTGACTCCATCTGCAACAACAACTGGTTCATCAACACCTCACTTATCCTCTTCCTGAACAAGAAGGACCTGCTGTCAGAGAAGATCCGGCGCATCCCGCTCACCATCTGCTTCCCTGAATACAAGGGCCAGAACACATATGAGGAGGCCGCCGTCTATATCCAGAGGCAGTTCGAGGACCTGAACCGCAACAAGGAGACCAAGGAAATCTACTCCCACTTCACCTGTGCCACTGACACCAGTAACATCCAGTTTGTCTTTGACGCAGTGACAGATGTCATTATACAGAACAATCTTAAGTACATTGGCCTTTGCTGA